A stretch of the Bacillus anthracis str. Vollum genome encodes the following:
- a CDS encoding PH domain-containing protein, which translates to MYKRQHPITILLGIRIAGLLPFIFLVLFRSDGQVEPWYFFHLILLALLFIMAIFSAIKWYFKVYWDENNILHIKHGVFVKKESYLNKERVQNISTSSNIIYQVLGLTKLNIEVAGGGTEPEVMLAGIREEEAKELIALLHKEKSTVSEEAPAEEGSKTVYQLTTKEILAASITSGRFGLVFSMLVILYTEFNQFLPEWLINKVEAYVMDNGVYELIVMAAILMAVSWVISTAGYALKYANFKIERNGNEVRIVQGLFDKKEFVLKLHRIQAITVKEGILRQPFGYCSVEVEVIQSIEAAGNEVTLHPFMKKKDVQQLLAYLQLPYEMEEKIVPLPRDALRRYVIMGWVTSAVLAVPIIGASIYFKQNIALFILIPLFIIFTLLAYARYTSSGYMIRDNQLVMVYRGLAKYTGIMRRRHVQAVGYSQSYFQKKDELCTANVSVAGHRYKVKHMQKEDALRIYNWYKEKGNTGV; encoded by the coding sequence ATGTATAAGAGGCAGCATCCGATCACGATATTATTAGGTATTCGAATTGCGGGTTTATTGCCTTTTATTTTTCTTGTTTTATTTCGATCAGATGGTCAAGTAGAACCGTGGTATTTTTTCCACCTTATTCTTTTGGCTCTATTATTCATTATGGCTATTTTCTCAGCTATAAAATGGTATTTCAAAGTGTACTGGGATGAAAATAATATTTTACATATAAAACACGGCGTTTTCGTTAAGAAAGAAAGTTACTTAAATAAAGAACGTGTGCAAAATATTAGTACGTCTTCTAACATCATTTATCAAGTGCTTGGACTGACGAAATTAAATATTGAAGTAGCAGGCGGCGGTACTGAGCCAGAAGTGATGTTGGCGGGTATTAGAGAAGAAGAAGCGAAGGAACTCATTGCATTATTACATAAAGAAAAAAGCACTGTGAGTGAAGAAGCGCCTGCGGAAGAAGGAAGTAAGACGGTTTATCAGCTAACAACGAAAGAAATTTTAGCAGCATCTATTACATCTGGCAGATTTGGGTTAGTGTTTTCTATGTTAGTCATCCTTTACACAGAGTTTAATCAATTTTTACCAGAATGGCTCATCAATAAAGTAGAAGCGTATGTGATGGATAACGGTGTATATGAATTAATCGTTATGGCGGCGATTTTAATGGCAGTGTCGTGGGTCATTTCAACAGCTGGCTATGCGTTAAAATATGCGAACTTTAAAATAGAGCGAAACGGAAATGAAGTTCGCATCGTGCAAGGATTATTTGATAAGAAAGAGTTTGTGTTAAAATTACATCGCATTCAAGCGATTACGGTGAAAGAGGGAATTCTCCGCCAGCCTTTCGGTTATTGCTCTGTCGAGGTGGAAGTCATTCAAAGTATAGAAGCGGCAGGAAATGAAGTGACGCTACATCCTTTTATGAAGAAAAAAGATGTGCAGCAGTTACTTGCATATTTACAGTTGCCGTATGAAATGGAAGAGAAAATCGTTCCTTTACCGAGGGATGCATTACGTCGCTACGTCATAATGGGCTGGGTTACAAGTGCTGTGCTTGCTGTGCCAATCATCGGTGCGAGTATATATTTTAAACAAAATATCGCGTTGTTCATTTTGATACCACTATTTATTATATTTACGTTACTTGCATACGCTCGGTATACAAGTAGTGGTTATATGATACGAGACAATCAGTTAGTCATGGTGTACCGAGGACTCGCGAAATATACAGGAATCATGCGAAGAAGGCATGTTCAAGCAGTCGGATACAGTCAGTCGTATTTCCAAAAGAAAGACGAGCTATGTACAGCTAACGTGTCAGTAGCGGGGCATCGTTACAAAGTGAAGCATATGCAAAAAGAAGATGCGCTTCGTATATATAATTGGTACAAAGAAAAAGGAAACACCGGCGTGTAA
- the hemE gene encoding uroporphyrinogen decarboxylase codes for MVRTINETFLKACRGERTDYVPAWYMRQAGRSQPEYRKIKEKYSLFEITHNPELCAYVTKLPVDQYNVDAAILYKDIMSPLPAIGVDVEIKSGIGPVIDNPIRSLQDVEKLGEINPEDDVPYILDTIRLLTTEMLDVPLIGFSGAPFTLASYMIEGGPSRNYHNTKAFMYAEPKAWFALIDKLADMVITYLKAQINAGAKAVQIFDSWVGTVNVADYRVFIKPAMERIFAEVRTMGVPMIMHGVGAAHLVNEWHDLPLDVVGLDWRLPIEEARARGVHKAVQGNMDPSFLLAPWSVIEEHVKGILDQGMKQPGYIFNLGHGVFPEVNPDTLKRLTTFIHEYSKGQLAK; via the coding sequence TTGGTAAGAACTATAAATGAGACATTTTTAAAAGCATGTAGGGGGGAACGTACTGATTATGTGCCAGCATGGTATATGCGTCAAGCAGGTCGTTCGCAGCCGGAATATAGAAAGATAAAAGAAAAGTATTCTTTATTTGAAATTACACATAATCCAGAGTTATGTGCTTACGTTACAAAACTACCAGTTGATCAATATAACGTAGACGCAGCAATTCTTTATAAAGATATTATGTCACCACTACCTGCAATTGGTGTGGATGTAGAAATTAAATCAGGTATTGGCCCAGTTATTGATAATCCAATCCGTTCTTTACAAGACGTAGAAAAACTAGGGGAAATCAATCCAGAAGATGACGTACCGTACATATTAGATACAATTCGTTTATTAACGACTGAAATGCTAGACGTACCGTTAATCGGTTTTTCAGGAGCTCCATTTACGTTAGCGAGCTATATGATTGAAGGCGGTCCATCTCGTAACTACCATAATACGAAAGCGTTTATGTATGCAGAGCCGAAAGCTTGGTTTGCTTTAATCGATAAGCTAGCAGATATGGTTATTACATATTTGAAAGCGCAAATTAACGCAGGAGCAAAAGCAGTTCAAATTTTCGATTCTTGGGTTGGAACAGTAAACGTAGCAGATTACCGCGTATTTATTAAACCAGCAATGGAGCGTATTTTTGCAGAAGTTCGCACAATGGGTGTACCGATGATTATGCACGGCGTAGGAGCTGCACACTTAGTGAATGAGTGGCACGACTTACCGCTTGATGTAGTCGGTTTAGACTGGCGTTTACCAATTGAAGAAGCACGTGCACGCGGCGTTCACAAGGCGGTACAAGGGAATATGGATCCGTCATTCTTACTTGCACCATGGTCTGTTATTGAAGAACATGTAAAAGGTATTTTAGATCAAGGGATGAAGCAGCCAGGTTATATCTTTAACTTAGGTCACGGTGTATTCCCAGAAGTAAATCCAGATACATTAAAACGTTTAACTACATTTATTCATGAATACTCTAAAGGGCAGTTAGCGAAGTAA
- a CDS encoding MerR family transcriptional regulator: MENLFSIGEVANMKGVTIKALRYYHQTGILIPVYIDTKTGYRYYSVDQFVYIDIIKVCRALGTSTKELQQIFTEKNMDELLKFLALKREETEQKIKEMQAVIHTIDKLDNSVQVAKKVLVHNQITRQYFEQRYIVTAPCKDVGNFKEFLYYSDVDKIIQERNLETTMEIGIAYSIHSKYRFEPKYAFSVLCKYDYTENEQNIDILPEGNYLTLAYKKNNKEESMEKLKDYIEKNNVTIKNCIEVELLDEFFSTDSYSCQMQLLIEKE, translated from the coding sequence TTGGAAAATTTATTTTCTATTGGTGAAGTTGCTAATATGAAAGGTGTTACAATAAAAGCTTTAAGATATTACCATCAAACAGGCATTCTTATCCCCGTATACATTGATACAAAAACGGGTTATAGATACTATTCGGTAGATCAATTTGTTTATATTGATATAATTAAAGTTTGTAGAGCTTTAGGAACGAGTACGAAAGAACTGCAACAAATTTTTACTGAAAAGAATATGGATGAATTATTAAAATTTTTAGCATTAAAAAGAGAAGAAACTGAGCAAAAAATAAAAGAGATGCAAGCAGTCATTCATACGATTGATAAACTAGATAATAGTGTACAAGTCGCCAAAAAGGTACTAGTACATAATCAAATAACAAGACAGTATTTTGAGCAACGTTATATCGTCACTGCTCCATGTAAAGACGTGGGTAATTTTAAAGAATTCCTTTATTATTCAGATGTAGATAAAATAATTCAGGAGAGAAATTTAGAAACAACGATGGAGATTGGTATAGCATATAGCATTCATTCAAAATACAGGTTTGAACCAAAGTATGCTTTTTCTGTGTTATGTAAATATGATTACACAGAGAACGAGCAAAATATAGATATATTACCAGAAGGTAACTATTTGACACTGGCCTATAAAAAGAATAATAAAGAAGAAAGTATGGAGAAATTAAAAGATTATATAGAGAAAAATAATGTAACAATCAAAAATTGCATTGAAGTGGAATTGTTAGATGAGTTTTTTAGTACGGATTCTTACAGTTGCCAAATGCAATTGCTTATAGAGAAGGAGTGA
- the hemH gene encoding ferrochelatase: MKKKIGLLVMAYGTPYKEEDIERYYTHIRRGRKPSPEMLEDLTERYRAIGGISPLATITLEQAKKLEKRLNEVQDEVEYHMYLGLKHIEPFIEDAVKEMHNDGIQDAIALVLAPHYSTFSVKSYVGRAQEEAEKLGNLTIHGIDSWYKEPKFIQYWVDAVKSIYSGMSDAEREKAVLIVSAHSLPEKIIAMGDPYPDQLNETADYIARGAEVANYAVGWQSAGNTPDPWIGPDVQDLTRELNEKYGYTSFVYAPVGFVAEHLEVLYDNDFECKVVTDEIGAKYYRPEMPNASDAFIDCLTDVVVKKKESVM; this comes from the coding sequence ATGAAAAAGAAAATTGGTTTGCTTGTAATGGCATACGGAACGCCATATAAAGAAGAAGATATTGAACGTTACTATACACATATTCGCAGAGGAAGAAAGCCAAGTCCTGAAATGCTGGAAGATTTAACAGAGCGTTACCGTGCAATTGGTGGTATTTCTCCTTTAGCTACTATTACATTAGAGCAAGCTAAGAAGTTAGAGAAGCGTTTAAATGAAGTGCAAGATGAAGTCGAGTACCATATGTATCTTGGCTTAAAACATATTGAACCGTTCATTGAAGATGCAGTGAAAGAGATGCATAACGACGGTATACAAGATGCAATTGCACTTGTTCTTGCGCCGCACTATTCTACATTTAGCGTGAAATCATATGTAGGACGAGCACAAGAAGAAGCTGAGAAACTTGGAAACTTAACTATTCATGGCATTGATAGCTGGTATAAAGAACCGAAATTTATCCAGTACTGGGTTGATGCAGTAAAAAGTATATATAGCGGTATGTCAGATGCAGAACGTGAAAAAGCAGTATTGATTGTATCTGCTCACAGTTTACCAGAGAAAATTATTGCAATGGGCGATCCATATCCAGATCAGTTAAATGAAACAGCGGACTATATCGCGCGCGGAGCTGAAGTAGCAAACTATGCAGTAGGCTGGCAAAGTGCAGGAAACACACCAGATCCTTGGATTGGTCCAGATGTACAAGATTTAACGAGAGAACTAAATGAAAAGTACGGTTATACTTCATTCGTATACGCGCCAGTTGGATTTGTTGCGGAACATTTAGAAGTTTTATATGACAACGACTTTGAGTGTAAAGTGGTAACAGATGAAATTGGCGCGAAATATTATCGTCCAGAAATGCCAAATGCATCGGACGCATTTATTGACTGTTTAACAGATGTTGTAGTAAAGAAAAAAGAATCTGTAATGTAA
- the hemY gene encoding protoporphyrinogen oxidase — protein MRKKVVIIGGGITGLTTMYHLQKDIRDKNLPIDTLLIEASGKLGGKIQTVRKDGFTIERGPDSFLARKESAARLVKELGLGDELVNNQAGQSFILVNNRLHKMPSGSMMGIPTQITPFLFSGLFSPIGKLRAGFDLLMPRSKPVSDQSLGHFFRHRLGNEVVENLIEPLLSGIYAGDIDEMSLMSTFPQMYQIEQKHRSISLGMRTLAPKAEKAEPKKGIFQTVKTGLESIVESLELKMHEGTIIKGTRIEKVAKQGDGYAITLSNGKEIEADAVVVASSHKVLPSMFAQYKQFRFFRNIPSTSVANVAMAFPKSAIQRDIDGTGFVVSRNSDYTITACTWTHKKWPHTTPEGKTLLRCYVGRPGDEAVVEQTEEELVQLVLEDLRKTMDITEDPEFTVVSRWKEAMPQYTVGHNERMKKLTTFMEKELPGIYLAGSSYAGSGLPDCIDQGEKAAKRVLSHLEKVMNTELIAQ, from the coding sequence TTGAGGAAAAAAGTTGTAATCATCGGCGGTGGCATCACAGGATTAACAACAATGTATCACTTACAAAAAGATATTCGTGACAAGAACTTGCCGATCGATACATTACTGATAGAAGCATCGGGTAAACTTGGCGGGAAAATTCAAACCGTTCGAAAAGATGGATTTACAATTGAACGCGGACCGGATTCTTTCTTAGCACGAAAAGAAAGTGCAGCTAGATTAGTGAAAGAATTAGGTCTTGGCGATGAGCTTGTAAATAATCAGGCCGGTCAATCATTTATCCTCGTAAACAATCGGTTACATAAAATGCCGAGCGGATCAATGATGGGAATTCCAACGCAAATTACGCCGTTTCTATTTTCTGGGCTGTTCTCCCCAATTGGGAAACTAAGAGCTGGTTTTGATCTATTAATGCCAAGATCAAAACCAGTATCTGACCAATCACTCGGGCACTTTTTCAGACATCGCCTCGGAAATGAAGTGGTTGAAAATTTAATAGAACCATTACTATCTGGTATTTATGCAGGGGATATTGATGAAATGAGCTTAATGTCAACATTCCCGCAAATGTATCAAATTGAGCAGAAACATCGCAGTATTTCACTCGGTATGCGTACGCTCGCCCCGAAAGCAGAGAAAGCTGAACCGAAAAAGGGAATCTTCCAAACAGTGAAAACCGGTTTAGAATCTATCGTAGAATCTCTCGAATTAAAGATGCATGAAGGTACGATAATAAAGGGAACTCGCATAGAAAAAGTTGCAAAACAGGGTGATGGCTATGCGATTACTCTTAGTAACGGAAAAGAAATAGAAGCGGACGCGGTCGTAGTGGCAAGCTCACATAAAGTATTGCCATCTATGTTTGCGCAGTACAAGCAATTTCGTTTCTTCCGCAACATTCCATCCACATCAGTTGCGAATGTGGCAATGGCTTTCCCGAAATCAGCCATTCAGCGGGATATTGATGGTACAGGATTTGTTGTCTCTCGAAATAGTGATTACACAATTACAGCATGTACGTGGACGCATAAAAAGTGGCCACATACAACGCCAGAAGGAAAAACGCTTCTTCGATGTTACGTTGGACGACCTGGTGATGAAGCGGTTGTAGAACAAACAGAAGAGGAACTCGTTCAGCTCGTACTAGAAGACTTACGAAAGACGATGGATATTACAGAGGATCCAGAGTTTACAGTCGTAAGTCGCTGGAAAGAAGCAATGCCCCAATATACAGTAGGCCATAACGAGCGAATGAAGAAACTCACAACATTTATGGAGAAAGAGTTGCCAGGTATATACTTGGCAGGTAGTTCTTACGCTGGTTCTGGTCTTCCGGACTGTATTGATCAAGGTGAGAAGGCTGCAAAACGTGTACTCTCTCATTTGGAGAAAGTAATGAATACGGAATTAATCGCACAATAA
- a CDS encoding DUF4026 domain-containing protein, protein MEVQTETYRAAMNGTLERHFSDMIAVIPTRITIEQLKQRLENIATKVDELKIVYSDETSLIVELHMDNKVIPYELHIDETDDPEEYKLYNRQDSTIVDRSFEDAAYGTEIFTRTLFVGDVLNCFFQQLQFLWNLAPDLLFVIDSSAAMKVISRNYIEYHVENELLPDIPDLYVIHSVYEDDKEGEPTQYWFHTHGLLRAGVTEIELIIPNRISSYYGIGDLFQTFANNAVENGQVPMNEPIVIAHSQQGSIHTVAVPWEKGLSYIGHKTSMDQLSSIEDEEVKLQPISAQNTFLGGMDDRDEYHQSPSVLLFKFDTSEEYIESFFKEHEEATGLMFYKTNSETARMAYNAKNTFGYFSNIFQIEQSNEEFRFLAKFGVSYEEGKSEHMWFEMQHITEEFIQGILINEPYFIEDMSEGNSYHLDFDDLTEWVIYAGDAVIKPNNLYMFIGE, encoded by the coding sequence ATGGAAGTGCAAACAGAAACATACCGCGCAGCTATGAATGGAACATTAGAACGTCATTTTTCAGATATGATTGCTGTTATACCGACTAGAATTACAATTGAGCAGTTAAAACAACGGCTAGAAAATATCGCTACTAAAGTTGATGAGTTAAAAATTGTTTATAGTGATGAGACAAGCCTTATTGTTGAGTTACATATGGATAATAAAGTCATACCGTATGAACTGCATATTGATGAAACGGATGATCCAGAAGAATACAAACTATACAATAGACAAGATTCCACAATCGTAGACCGTTCTTTTGAAGATGCGGCTTATGGTACTGAAATTTTCACCCGTACGCTATTTGTAGGCGATGTACTGAACTGCTTTTTCCAGCAGTTACAGTTTTTATGGAACCTTGCGCCAGATTTGTTATTCGTAATTGATTCAAGTGCAGCAATGAAGGTAATATCTAGAAACTATATTGAATATCACGTTGAAAATGAATTATTACCTGACATTCCTGACTTGTACGTTATTCATTCTGTTTATGAAGACGATAAAGAAGGCGAGCCTACGCAATATTGGTTTCATACACACGGCCTTTTAAGAGCGGGCGTAACAGAAATAGAATTAATTATTCCAAATCGCATTTCTTCCTACTATGGCATTGGTGACCTCTTTCAAACATTTGCGAATAATGCCGTTGAAAATGGGCAAGTTCCTATGAATGAGCCTATCGTTATCGCACATAGTCAGCAAGGTTCTATACATACAGTAGCTGTGCCGTGGGAAAAAGGTTTATCTTATATTGGGCATAAAACGAGTATGGATCAATTATCTTCAATTGAGGATGAAGAAGTGAAGCTACAACCAATAAGTGCACAAAACACATTCTTAGGCGGGATGGATGACCGAGATGAATACCATCAATCGCCATCTGTTCTCTTGTTCAAATTTGATACTTCAGAAGAATATATCGAAAGCTTTTTCAAAGAACACGAGGAAGCTACAGGGCTCATGTTCTATAAAACAAATAGTGAAACGGCTCGTATGGCTTACAATGCGAAGAATACTTTCGGGTATTTCAGCAACATTTTTCAAATTGAACAATCAAATGAGGAGTTTCGTTTTCTCGCTAAGTTTGGCGTTTCCTATGAAGAGGGTAAAAGCGAGCATATGTGGTTTGAAATGCAACATATTACGGAAGAATTTATTCAAGGAATACTCATTAATGAACCATATTTTATAGAAGATATGAGTGAAGGAAATAGTTATCATTTAGATTTTGATGACTTAACAGAATGGGTTATTTATGCAGGAGATGCCGTTATAAAGCCAAATAACTTATATATGTTTATTGGTGAATAA
- a CDS encoding PH domain-containing protein, translating to MQPLEREIHSNMLKVWRIHALIGAAVILAVVIAYFFFMINFNWWGWLFGLLVTAAITFIPLNYFVFPNLRQRYYSYRLNEEEIEIQKGMFVVKRVLIPMIRVQHVTIEQGPIMRKYNLAELHISTAATSHSIPGLTKEEAEQLKRQIGELAKVSDEDV from the coding sequence ATGCAGCCGTTAGAAAGGGAGATTCATTCTAATATGCTGAAAGTGTGGCGAATTCACGCTTTAATTGGGGCGGCAGTTATACTAGCAGTCGTAATTGCGTATTTCTTTTTTATGATCAATTTTAATTGGTGGGGATGGCTGTTCGGATTATTAGTAACAGCCGCTATTACATTTATCCCGCTCAATTATTTTGTATTTCCAAATTTACGTCAACGCTATTATAGTTACAGATTAAATGAAGAAGAGATTGAGATTCAAAAGGGAATGTTCGTTGTAAAACGAGTGCTCATTCCGATGATTCGCGTGCAGCACGTAACGATTGAACAAGGACCGATTATGAGAAAGTATAATTTAGCAGAATTACATATTTCAACAGCAGCAACTTCTCATAGTATTCCAGGCTTAACGAAAGAAGAAGCAGAGCAGCTGAAAAGACAAATTGGAGAACTTGCGAAAGTGAGTGATGAGGATGTATAA
- a CDS encoding transglycosylase domain-containing protein: MKKVKWTLLGGLATLVLAIVLYKLIVLAGGYMMDEKQLVFHSSSRIVDQKGKEITKLYVENRDLVPIEQIPKYVQQAFVAVEDSRFYEHQGIDYPSIFRALYKDTLAGEKVEGGSTITQQLAKNVFLTREKTFTRKLKEVAISLQLEQKYTKQQILEMYMNHIYFGHGAYGIQAAAKLYFNKNVEDLTVEEGAMLAGLPKSPNGYSPYFSPEKSKERRDLVLSLMHKQGYLTAEESVRYQGKTIALYKNLDENELAYMPYIDMVIDEAARLYGLSHQEVLRGGYTFVVPMDEKIQKVAYNQFQDARNFPGKEEGAQGAFLLMDNRTGGIKAAIGGRKYVPRGFNRVFAKRQPGSVLKPLIVYAPALETKKYNPYSLLTNERHSFEGYEPRNYNREYSKEITMYDAILESANVPAVSLLNELGVEEGKQYLEKGNVHIADAGLSTALGGLKNGVSTFDLVKMYRAFLANGDIIEPHVIDKVLNRHGAVIGESPKVETKIFSKQTAWYMTKMLEGVVKEGTAKAGVYSGALAGKTGTTSLPNDDNGARDMWFVGYTPNLVGAVWIGYDRIDKEHKLQGESASATKLFKKILTKANVEQKEQFRKPEGVETIGAPIRLRKIEDVKMKLAFSPFGLFKAKLSWTPLPDERIMYRIYRVENGIHTHVGTVNGAGEYEEKFVNIFSKPSFYVVPYNTQTNREGEKSKVAKP, from the coding sequence ATGAAGAAAGTAAAGTGGACTTTATTAGGTGGGTTAGCAACGCTTGTATTAGCGATTGTACTTTATAAACTTATCGTGTTAGCTGGTGGCTATATGATGGATGAAAAACAGCTCGTTTTCCACTCTTCATCACGTATCGTTGACCAGAAAGGGAAAGAAATTACGAAATTATACGTAGAAAATAGAGACCTCGTACCAATCGAACAAATTCCAAAATATGTGCAGCAGGCGTTTGTTGCGGTAGAGGATTCTCGTTTTTATGAGCATCAAGGAATCGATTATCCGTCTATATTCCGCGCTCTGTATAAAGACACGTTAGCTGGAGAGAAGGTCGAAGGCGGCAGTACGATTACGCAGCAACTTGCTAAAAACGTCTTTTTAACTCGTGAAAAAACATTTACGCGCAAGTTGAAGGAAGTCGCAATTTCCCTTCAATTAGAGCAAAAATATACGAAGCAGCAAATTCTTGAGATGTATATGAATCATATTTATTTTGGTCATGGAGCATACGGTATTCAAGCGGCAGCAAAGTTGTATTTTAATAAAAATGTAGAAGATTTAACAGTAGAAGAAGGGGCAATGCTTGCAGGTCTTCCGAAGTCGCCAAACGGATATTCACCTTATTTCTCTCCAGAGAAAAGTAAGGAGCGTCGCGATCTCGTATTGTCACTTATGCATAAACAAGGCTATTTAACTGCCGAAGAAAGCGTGCGTTATCAAGGAAAAACAATTGCTCTTTATAAAAACTTAGATGAGAATGAGCTCGCATATATGCCGTATATTGATATGGTCATAGATGAAGCGGCTCGTTTATACGGGTTGTCTCATCAAGAAGTACTCCGCGGAGGATATACGTTTGTCGTACCGATGGATGAAAAAATTCAAAAGGTAGCGTATAACCAGTTTCAAGATGCAAGGAATTTCCCTGGGAAAGAAGAGGGGGCGCAAGGTGCATTTTTATTAATGGATAATCGTACGGGCGGGATTAAAGCGGCGATTGGCGGAAGAAAGTACGTCCCGAGAGGATTTAATCGTGTTTTTGCGAAAAGACAACCTGGTTCTGTACTAAAACCACTGATCGTCTATGCACCAGCACTCGAAACGAAAAAGTATAATCCGTATTCTTTATTGACGAATGAAAGACATTCTTTTGAAGGGTATGAACCTCGAAACTATAACCGTGAATATTCAAAAGAAATAACGATGTACGATGCGATTTTAGAGTCAGCAAATGTACCGGCAGTTTCTTTATTAAACGAGTTGGGGGTAGAAGAAGGAAAGCAATATTTAGAGAAAGGAAATGTTCACATTGCCGATGCTGGTTTAAGCACAGCGCTTGGTGGATTGAAAAATGGTGTTTCAACATTTGATCTTGTGAAAATGTATCGTGCGTTTTTAGCAAATGGTGATATTATTGAGCCGCACGTTATTGATAAAGTGTTAAATAGACACGGCGCAGTCATTGGAGAATCTCCAAAAGTAGAAACGAAAATTTTCTCGAAACAAACGGCATGGTATATGACGAAAATGTTAGAAGGAGTTGTAAAGGAAGGGACAGCGAAAGCCGGTGTATATAGCGGAGCGTTAGCTGGGAAAACAGGTACAACTTCCTTACCAAATGACGATAATGGGGCGAGAGATATGTGGTTCGTTGGCTATACGCCAAATTTAGTAGGCGCTGTTTGGATTGGTTATGACCGCATAGATAAAGAGCATAAGTTACAAGGAGAAAGTGCGTCAGCAACAAAATTGTTTAAGAAAATTTTAACGAAAGCAAATGTAGAACAGAAAGAGCAGTTTAGGAAACCAGAAGGTGTGGAAACAATCGGTGCTCCAATTCGGCTGCGCAAGATTGAAGATGTGAAAATGAAATTAGCGTTTAGCCCTTTCGGTTTATTTAAAGCGAAATTAAGCTGGACACCACTTCCAGATGAAAGAATTATGTATCGTATTTATAGAGTGGAAAACGGAATTCATACGCACGTAGGTACTGTAAACGGTGCTGGGGAATATGAGGAAAAGTTCGTTAACATCTTTTCAAAACCGAGTTTTTACGTTGTGCCATATAACACACAAACGAATCGCGAAGGAGAAAAGTCAAAAGTAGCTAAACCATAG
- the hmoB gene encoding heme-degrading monooxygenase HmoB, giving the protein MKAIISYETPLEQAHFTAKNNEKDMFYKENTEESVEGSLKYDVLDAVGEFKGQPGYIVCNNISVTDEGRPVFENRFKNRAGLIENEPGFQAIRVLRPLSNDTYVILTMWETEQNFKDWTESRSFENAHKKRPAQAEGQAPSQAHPHAEQQKSIFSRPSFVTTFDVLV; this is encoded by the coding sequence ATGAAGGCTATTATTTCATACGAAACACCTCTAGAACAAGCACATTTCACTGCAAAAAATAATGAAAAAGATATGTTTTATAAAGAAAATACAGAAGAATCTGTAGAAGGTTCTCTTAAGTATGACGTACTAGACGCTGTTGGAGAATTTAAAGGTCAACCTGGCTATATCGTTTGTAATAATATTTCTGTCACAGACGAAGGTCGCCCTGTATTTGAAAACCGTTTTAAAAACCGCGCAGGCCTTATCGAAAACGAACCAGGATTCCAAGCAATCCGCGTTCTACGCCCATTAAGTAACGATACATATGTCATCTTAACGATGTGGGAAACAGAGCAAAACTTTAAAGACTGGACAGAATCACGTTCATTCGAAAACGCTCATAAAAAACGTCCTGCCCAAGCAGAAGGACAAGCTCCATCTCAAGCGCATCCACATGCAGAACAGCAAAAGAGTATTTTCTCTCGTCCGTCATTTGTGACTACTTTTGACGTGTTAGTTTAG